The DNA sequence TGCCTCATCCTGCTTTATGAAACGCCCACAATGGGCCATGATGTCATCTGCactttggaaaataaaatactgCATTTTCCCCACATAGGTTGCtaaaaatagaaattaaaacagcacggtagaaaaaacaaaaacttcccccacccaccctcccaAGAAAAGAACTAGAATAATGCACTTGTTGGTGTTGAACGCTGTAAACAAGTCTCTGTTGTCCTCGGTTCATCAGTAACCTGTCCAGTGGATTCGCTCCGTGAAGTATTCTAACGTCTGAAAGCACTAGAACTGGGAAACTAAGtctatttcagtgtgttttcacttGTCCCCTTTTTGGATCTAATGAATCCTCCAGAGTTGTTTGTTGGCAGCAAAGACCGACGGGTCCAAAAATGTGAATTGTGTCCCGTCCCCAGTCCCTTGTCCTCCTTTCAGTAGGTGGCGTCCACTGCGTTGATGTTGCTGTCGAGCTGGTGTCTGAACGACAGCCGGGCCTTGGTGGAGAAGTAGATCTGTGACCCTCGACTGAGCCCCCCCGCTCCTTCGCTGTCGCTGCCGCAGGATGTGGTCGAGGACAGGCGGGGCTTCATCTCCTCGATGGGAACTGAGGGAAGAGGTCAGAAGGTCGGGCTCTAGTAGACTGTACTGCTTTTTATCTCACTCTACATTTGATTGTTCTGTACTTGCTCCTCACCTGTGGCGGGGGGGCACTGCCTGTTCTTGCAGCGCTCTTTACAGCGTCTGTAGAACGGGAAACACTGAAGCATCTTCACACCCATGATGGAGCCGTCTGTAGAGAGAAGAGAACGAACAGATGCATTAATATCAAAGAAATTGTCTCAAATTTGAAATATATACAGCATTTCCCAGCATGCCCAGTTCTCCTCCTTCACGTTTGAGCTGCCTGACTTCAGATCTGAGAGGCCTCAACCTGGAATTACGATCATGCACTTCTGTAACATGATAGCCTAATGTAAGCTGATGATATCAGCAATGAGTGGCCCGGTGAGCAGACATCACTCACTAATTACAGTcccattatcatcatcatcatcatcatcatcatcctgtcCGCCGTCTAATCCTGGAAAAAGGACGTCAGTGTTGTTCAGCAGCCGGAGACACTGATGAGCTCTCACACAGATTTACTGGGCTGTCATCTGCTGAGTGGGAGCTTTGATTAACAGGTGGATAACTAAAGACAATttaagacaatttttttttttgtgggtcAACCTGCACCCGTTGGACATTACTAGCTGTCAATTACACGATAGCCGCGCCCCCAAAACACTGTGCTTTATCGTCTGTCTGACTCTAAATGGACAAAATGAACGTCGTGCTGTATTGAAGAAGAGATAACACTCCTGAAAATGCTTCCTGACATTATAAATCAGTCATTTACTCAAGACCTTTATAGAAACCAATGGAgtcaccctctgctggtcatttgagacATTACAAGTTTCTCTTCTACCTCAGCTTTACTTTCTGCACCCAGACTCTTATGTCCATTTTTATATCCAgtctgtggttctctctctcaaaaGAGACTTATCCTTAGCTGCAAGTTATTCAAATAGCTAATTTCCCGGAGGATTGTCCTTCAAATCGTGGCACCTCAGAGAGATAAGATAAAGTCAGGGCCACACGATAGCGCCGAGCTTTATTTACTTAGAGTCGGGAAAAAAAAGGTCTTTATTTGAGTCTAATGAGGTTTTGAAATAGGTCAGGAGAAATGGAGCAGAGCTTCTATTGTAGGAGTGAGAGGAAAGATTAAAGCTAACAAAACTTAACACAATCGAACATCAGCAGTGTCAGGGATAGTTTCAATATCTGTTATATTAGGCTCCAATAAAAAGTGATTTATATAAAGGGTTATGACAGGATAGGAAGTTTACTTACTACCAAACTAAAgggaataaaactgaaaaatgcaCATGAAGTGACCactagaaaagaaaaatatcttgTCAAATTGGCACCCAGATGCAAAATGACAGGAAAGATACAACAGAGTACAAAATGGAGCAAAACAACGACAACAATTCAACAAACAACCGCAGACAATTAAGCACAAATAAAGAATCAAAACACAACGCGACCACAAAGAGTTTGCAGTCTCTccctgcagagggggggggtgttatcTCAGAATCCTGCATGGCTGTAACCATTTTGCAGCAGATAGTTATTTATAGTCTTTTATATTATGATATTGAAACGTGTTAAAGTAGCATTGATTCATTATGAAACTACTAAAAAAACTTTGTGTTAATAACATATTTATAAATGCTCTGACTGCCTCATTCACTGCTTCTGCATGTCCTGAAGTTTCACAgcattcaaatcaatatcagtGCACATTGTTTCCTCAAAGGAGTTACTGTCCCACAACTACTAATGTCCCAGGAATTCGTCAATGTATTTTCACTGTGCTGCAGTTTCATTAAAATCCTCCCTGCAGCGCCGGAACCGAAGCAGCAGCCTGCTCGGTCTGATGAGTCCAACCCACTGCTGTGATAATCTACTGAGCCCCATTGTTCCCtgatcacagagggacagatttCTGATATCTGATGACAAACTGTGAACTGTGACTGTGACGTGAAGGAGCCCAGTGTTGGACTAacatctctcttttttccttttcccctcctcctctgtttacTGCTAGTCCCTGGTCCCGCTCGACGGTGTGAGGCAATCGCGTGCAGACGTGACGGCTCACACGTAGCGTTCACACTCGCCCAGTcgcaggcagacacacaaaccagaggagagagagctgcagtaagTGACCGACTCTGAATCCACAGATCCGCCCCGATTCCTCTCGTTTCTCCTGCACCTCCCTTCTCTGCTTCACTCAGGTGTGCCTCTGAAATCCAAtccccatttacacacacagtggagccATTATGGTTGTGGTCAATGCAGAGGTTCTCACAATATGcagtcgcacacacactgtgaactGAGCACGACACAGCTTCCCACATGGAGGTGGACTGGAGCTTGCATGCAGAGATATAAGAAATTCTTGTTATTAGTCACTTgttgcctcattaggaccaaGCTTGGGTCCCCATGAAGTCTACTGGTCTTGACAAGGGGCAACAaaacaagcacacgcacacgcacacgcacacgcacacacacacacacacacacacacacacacacacacacacacacacacacacacacacacacacacacacacacacacacacacacacacacacacacacagtgctaaGTGCCTGGTCAGTGGTGA is a window from the Limanda limanda chromosome 22, fLimLim1.1, whole genome shotgun sequence genome containing:
- the si:ch211-237l4.6 gene encoding uncharacterized protein C17orf114 isoform X2 is translated as MGVKMLQCFPFYRRCKERCKNRQCPPATVPIEEMKPRLSSTTSCGSDSEGAGGLSRGSQIYFSTKARLSFRHQLDSNINAVDATY
- the si:ch211-237l4.6 gene encoding uncharacterized protein C17orf114 isoform X1, which gives rise to MKLQHNGSIMGVKMLQCFPFYRRCKERCKNRQCPPATVPIEEMKPRLSSTTSCGSDSEGAGGLSRGSQIYFSTKARLSFRHQLDSNINAVDATY